A segment of the Flavobacteriales bacterium genome:
CTATTGGAGAAACGGACTCCTAAAGCATCGAGCCTCAGGAACTCCTTCTCCAATCGCTGGATGAAATCCGCCTCATCCCGCTTCGCCTTCGGCGTCCACAGCACTTCCGCCAATGCGAGAATGCGCGGCACGGCCATGTACTCCACATGCTCGGGTGTGAGGATGTACTCCGTCCACACGTTGCCCTGCGCGCCGAGGATGTATTTGTGCTCATCGGGCTTCAGTTCTGTGGGGATGGGCTCGTAGCTGTACACCTTCTGCAAGGTGGTGTAGCCGCCGATGGCCAACGGTTCGTTCGCGGGGTTGCCTTGGTAGTGATCGAAATAGCAATGGCTGCCGGGGCTCATGACCACATTGTGCTTCTGCTTCGCTGCTGCCACACCGCCTTCCGTTCCGCGCCAACTCATCACGGCCGCGTTCGGCGCCAGCCCGCCTTCCAGGATCTCATCCCAGCCGATGATCTTCCGGCCCTTGCTGTTCACGAACTTCTCGATGCGCTGGATGAAGTAGCTCTGCAGTTCGTGCTCGTCCTTCAAGCCGTGCGTTCTCATCCGCGACTGGCATTTTGCGCAGGTCTTCCAACGCTCTTTCGGGCATTCATCACCACCGATATGGATCAGCTCGCTGGGGAAGAGGTCCATCACTTCGGTGAGCACATCTTCCAGCACGGTGAACACGCTGTCGTTGCCCGCGCAGAACATATCGTCGAAGACGCCCCAGCCCTTCTGCACTTCGTAAGGTCCGCCCGTGCAGCCCAGTTGCGGGTAACTCGCCAGCGCGGCCAAGGCATGCCCCGGCATCTCGATCTCCGGCACCACGGTGATGTGCCGCGCTGCCGCGTAGGCCACCACATCGCGGATCTGCTCCTGCGTGTAGAAGCCACCGTAGGGAATGCTGTCGTATTCGCGCCGACTGTACGGTCCCACCTGGGATCCGCTGCGCCAAGCGCCCACTTCGGTGAGCTTCGGGTACTTCTTGATCTCGATCCGCCAGCCTTGGTCCTCCGTGAGGTGCCAGTGGAAACGATTCATCTTGTAGCGTGCCAGCAGGTCGATGTACTTCTTGGTGAATTCCACGCTCCAGAAGTGGCGGCAGGCATCGAGGTGCATGCCCCGCCATGGGAAGCGCGGCCAATCGGTGATGATGAGGCAAGGGAGGTTGCCGGTTCCGCGGCCCTGCTCCAGCAATTGGATCAGCGTCCGGCTTGCCCGGAAGAGGCCTTCCTCCGACGTTGCTATGACCGAGATTCCATCCGGTGCGACGTGTATGCTGTGCCATTCATCCGGCAGAATGGTATCCGGTTGGATGCGATTGAATTGGATCCGGAGCGGCAGAACGCAATCCTTGGTCTTCGGTAGCTGCAGCGGAGCCAGTTCCGCTTGAAGCAGATCGAATAATCCCTTGGAGGTAGATTCGCTCACCTCAACCTGCCACGGGCAGCCCAAATCCAGCGTGCCGGGCTCCATCCGCAATTCCACGGGTTTCGGAATGAGGTTCGGCTCGGTCGGAGCTTGTGCCAAGGCGCTGGACGCCAATAGGAATAGCAAGGCTGGGGTGATGCGCATCGGGCTAAAGGTCGTGCCGGCGCGTGCTTCGGGGGACCTCCTTGGCACAAGGCCGGAGCCTTGATGTGCTCTTCGCCCGGAAAAGCCCATATTTGCGCCCCCAATTCCGGGGACCTAAACACAAACCGCGACATGCCAACTCGCATCCGCCTTCAGAGAAAAGGCAAGAAAGGCCGGCCCTACTACCATTTGGTGGTGGCCGATTCCCGCGCTCCGCGCGACGGGAAGTACATCGAACGGATCGGTGCCTATGATCCCAACCAGAATCCCGCATTCATCGAGATCAATCGCGATAAGGCGCTTGACTGGCTGGAGAAGGGCGCGCAACCCAGCGATACCTGCCGTGCGATCCTGAGCTATACGGGAATCGTTTACCGCAACCATCTCAATGGCGGGGTGAAGAAGGGCGCGTTCACGCAAGAAGAGGCCGACCGCCGTTTCGATGCGTGGATGAATGAGAAGAACGCCAAGATCGAGAGCAAGCGCACCAAGCTCGCCGATGGCGCCGACAAGGCCGCCAAGGACCGCGTGGCCGCAGAACTGAAGAAGGCCGAGGAGATGGCCGCGAAGCTCAGCGCCAAGCTGGCTGCTTCCGCCGCTGCTGAGGTTGCCGCTCCTGCTGCCGAGGAAGCTCCCGCCGAAACGGCTGCTGACGCGCCCGCCGAGGCCGCTGCAGAAGGCGATGCCCCTGCCGCCGAGTAATCAAGCACGCTATTTATCAGAAGCCTCCCGATCCGTCGGGGGGCTTCTTTATTTCCTCCCCTTCGGTTTCGAAGGCTCCGGCCCTTTGCCCACCTGGAAATGGCCGGTCTCGAATCGCCGCAGCAGCTCAGCGATCCGCTTGGCACGTGTGGGCTCGGTCTTGGCGCTGCCCACCCAGTAGCACATGCTGCGCTTCATGCCGGGCGTGAGCTTGTCCCAAGCCGCCTTCATCTCCGGGATGAAATCGAGTGTTTCCGCCAGTTCAGCCGGGATGCTGATGCGGTCAGGCTCGGGGTCCAGCCACAATTCCATTTTCACCGGTTCGCCAGGCCGTTTGATCCCGGCTTGCCGGCGCAGGTCTCCGCCGAGCACAATGATGTGGTAGCCGCTCTTCGTGGGCATCAGGGCGCGGTCCGCGGCCACACCATTGACCAGGCAGTTTACACGTACCTCGCCGCGCTTGCCGAAAAGCTCCTTCACATCGTGCGGGAACTCCACGTAGCTCCACGCGAACCGGCCCGTCATGCGCTCCAGCGGGGCCGTGAACTGGAAGACCGGAGGACTCTTCTTCGCTGTCATGGTGGCTGGTGCAAGTGTAGCTTTTGGTATAGCGCTGCGCGGTGCAGGGAATAGGGTTCTCGCGGGCCGCTGTTCGGCGCACCGACGGCCTGACCGACAGGTTCGCGTTGACAAGGCTTCGGCCCCGGCACGGGATCGGGTAGGCCGCGCGCGATCTTCGCGCACTCCTAAGACGGCTAAATCCAGGAACCATGAAAAAGTGGGTCAAGCGCATACTCCTCACGCTCGGGACAATATTCATCCTGCTGCTCGCAGCGGCGGTGCTCATCCCCATCCTGTTCAAGGATAAGATTGAAGCAGCCGTAAAGGCGGAGGTGAACAAGAGCCTCAATGCCACGGTGAATTGGGGCGCATGGGACATCACCATCCTCAGGAGCTTCCCGAACCTCACGGTGGAAATAGCCGATGTGAGCGTGCTGAACGCCGCACCATTCGAAGGCGTGGAATTGGCCCGCATCGCTGGCCTTATCGCCACGGTGGACGTCAAGAGCCTCTTCGGTGACAAGATCGAAGTGAAGCGCATCCAGCTGGTGAAGCCGAACATCCATGTGAAGGTGCTCGAGGACGGCCGCGCGAACTGGGACATCGCCAAGCCGGACACAGCGCAGGCAGCTGAAGTGGAGCCGGCGGACACCGCGAGCGCATTCCACCTTGGGCTCTCGGAATTCTCGATCACGGACGGTCGATTGATCTACGACGACGCATCCCTCACTTTCTCGATGGACCTCTTCGGCCTCGACCTCACTGGCAGCGGTGACATGACCGAAAGCCTGTACACCCTCAAGACCGTGCTGCACGCCGATACGGCTAACGTCTCGTTCGACGGCGTGAAGTACCTGCGCCATGTGAAGGCGGATATCACGGCTGACCTCGACATGGACATGCCCAACATGAAGTTCACCTTCCGCGAGAACGAGGCCACCATCAATCAACTCGTGCTGGGCTTCGATGGCTGGCTGGCCATGCCCGGCGACCCCATCGACATGGACATCACCTGGAACGCCAAGAAGACCGACTTCGGCACCCTGCTCTCTTTGGTTCCCGCAGAGTTCGCCACGGATCTGAGCGGCGTGCAGATGAGCGGAAAGGCCGGGTTCAGCGGGCATGTGAAGGGCAGCATGAGCGACGAGAGCATGCCGGGCTTTGGCGTGGCGATGGACGTTGATCAAGGGCGCTTCAAGTACCCGGACCTTCCGGCGGCCGTGGAGGACATCTACATTGACCTGAAGGTGAACAGCCCCGGCGGAAAGGACCTCGACGGCATGGTGGTGGACCTGAAGCGGTTCGCGATGAAGATGGCCGGCAATCCGGTGGAAGCGCGCATGCACCTCACGCATCCCATCAGCGACCCGAATGTGGATGCGGAGCTGAAGGCCGACCTCGATCTCGCCAGCGTGAAGAAAGTGGTGCCCATGGAAGGCGACGAGCTGCAGGGCAAGCTCGCAGCCGATGTGCGCATGAAAGGCGCCATGAGCGATGTGGAGGCGCAGCGATACGAGGAGTTCCAGGCCGATGGGCGCGTGACGCTCGCGGGCATGAACTACGCCTCGGACTCACTGCCGTACGCCGTCGGCATCAAGGCGCTGCAGTTCGATTTCAGCCCGCGCTTCCTGGCGCTCACCAGCTTCACCGGAAGCCTGGGAAGCAGCAACCTGCAGGCGAACGGCCGCATGGACAATTACATCCAATGGTGGCTGCGCGACAGCACCCTCATGGGCAGCTTCGACCTCGTGGCGGACAAATTCGACCTGAATGAACTCATGGGTCCGAGTGATTCGCCCGAAGCCGAAAGCGCACCGGCCGACAGCACGCCGATGAGCGTGATCGAAGTGCCCGGCAACATCGACTTCCGGATGGGGCTCAAGGCCGGTGAGGTGATCTACGACCAGATGAAGCTCACCAATGTCCGCGGCGGCATGCATGTGCACGACCAGCGCGTGGACCTGAAGGATGTATTCTTCAACCTGTTCAATGGGTCAGTGGTCATGTCCGGCGGCTATGAGGCGCGCGATGTGCAGAAGCCCAGCATCGATTTCCGGTACGATATCAAGGACCTCGACATCCAGCAGACCGTGGCCTATGTGGACCTCGTTCAGAAAGTGGCCCCGATCGCCAAGACCTGCAAGGGCAGCTTCAGCACCAGGCTCGACATGAAGGGCCGATTGAACGAGCGCATGGAAGCCGACCTCAATTCGCTCACCGGCGACGGCACCCTGGTGACGCGCAATGTGCAGGTGGATGGATTCCAGCCCTTGGTTGACCTCGCGAAGGCGCTCAAGGTGAAGGAGATCGAGAACACGAAGCTCCAGGATGTCAGCTTCAGCTACGAATTCAGGGACGGCCGCATGGAGGTGAAGCCATTCAAGGTGAAGATCGATCGCATCCAGAGCGAAGTGAAGGGGAGCACGGGCTTCGCGCAGCAGGACATCGACTACGACATGAAGGCGAGGGTCCCCACGGACATCTTCGGGTCGAATGCGGCGACCGCGGTGGGCGGGCTGCTCGGCAAGGCCAATGCGGCCATCGGGTCGAACCTGCAGGTGCCGAAGGAACTCGATGCCACGATCAAGTTCACGGGCACGGTGACCAAGCCCATCGTGAAGCCGGTCTTCGCGGGTGGAACCACCAGCGTAAAGGATGCCGTGGTCACTGAGGTGAAGGAGGAGATCAACACCCAGATCAACAAGGCCAAGGAAGAGGCGATCGCCCGCGCGAAGGAGGAGCGTGACAAGCTCATCGCCAAGGCGCAGGCCGAGGCCGATAAGCTCAAGGCCGATGCGCGGCGCGAAGCAGCGGCAGCCAAGGCACAGGCCTACAAAGCCGCCGACGATGAGCTGGCCAAGGTGTCCAATCCGCTCGCCAAGGCTGCCGCTAGGCTCGTGGCCGACAAGGCCAAGCAGGAGGCCGACAAGGTTGAGCAGCGCGCCATCGCGGAAGCTGATAAGCGCGCCGACGCGATCGTGGAGGCAGCACGGAAGCAGGGCGATGAACTGGTGAGGAAGGCGGAGGCCACGGATACGACAGTGAAATGAGGATTGAAGGTTGGAGCTTGCCGACGTTGAGGGCTGCTGGTTGCACGTTGGCGATGGCCTTTTGCATGGGTGCCGCCATGGCCCAGGAAGAGGATCCCTGCGCCATGCCCACCGACAAGAAGATCCTGAAGCTGCTCGACGACGCCGCCAAGGCCAAGGACCCGAAGGAGCGGCACGCCAAGCTCAAGAGCACCTTGGAGATCGATGCGGAGTGCGTTGAGTGCAAGTACCGGCTGGGCCTCTCCGCCTCGCGGATCGCGCGTGAGGCCGGAAGGGGATACGCTCCGGCGATCGCCTACCTCGAGGCCGTGCAGGCCCTATGCCCCAACTACCATAGCGAGGTGGCCTATACGCTCGGCATGATGCGCTACGCCGAAGGCGATCATGCCGGTGCCGCGCGAGACCTGGAGGCCTTCCGCAAGTTCCCAACGGATGATCCATCGCGCGTGAGCAAGGACTTCGACAAGCAATATGCGGAGGTGGAGGCGCTGATGCCTGAGCTGCAGTTCTACGCCGACTTCTACCGCAACGCCGGCAGGCTCGATCCGGTGCCCGTGCCCAACGTGAGCACGCCCAACGACGAGTACCTGCCCATGCTCTCGCCCGATAATGAGATGCTCTTCTTCACGCGCAAGCGGCAGGTGAAGGCCAAGGGCGATATCATGGCGCGTGAGGTCGAGGAGCTCATGGAGGCGCGCCGCAAGTCGATCACCGATGAATTCAACACCGGCCGCGTGCTGCCGGATCCCTTCAACAGCGGCGACAGCTACGGCGGTGTCACCATCA
Coding sequences within it:
- a CDS encoding family 20 glycosylhydrolase, which translates into the protein MRITPALLFLLASSALAQAPTEPNLIPKPVELRMEPGTLDLGCPWQVEVSESTSKGLFDLLQAELAPLQLPKTKDCVLPLRIQFNRIQPDTILPDEWHSIHVAPDGISVIATSEEGLFRASRTLIQLLEQGRGTGNLPCLIITDWPRFPWRGMHLDACRHFWSVEFTKKYIDLLARYKMNRFHWHLTEDQGWRIEIKKYPKLTEVGAWRSGSQVGPYSRREYDSIPYGGFYTQEQIRDVVAYAAARHITVVPEIEMPGHALAALASYPQLGCTGGPYEVQKGWGVFDDMFCAGNDSVFTVLEDVLTEVMDLFPSELIHIGGDECPKERWKTCAKCQSRMRTHGLKDEHELQSYFIQRIEKFVNSKGRKIIGWDEILEGGLAPNAAVMSWRGTEGGVAAAKQKHNVVMSPGSHCYFDHYQGNPANEPLAIGGYTTLQKVYSYEPIPTELKPDEHKYILGAQGNVWTEYILTPEHVEYMAVPRILALAEVLWTPKAKRDEADFIQRLEKEFLRLDALGVRFSNSVYYVSVRAKNSSRSGAIQIELSSPLADSIQYMLLPYPSDALSGMVHPDALPLNKKLRYSQPFEFSSSRVLLTSVFRGGQAVGDVTKRTYTFNLATARPIILSVPPNERYNEGGAFTLVDGITAQEKRVSTEWLGWREGVTITVDLGSLQDISRIAIGALNETHSWIHLPKAGEFLVSSDGKTYTAFGSAEVSAGMGRNSLGIEKSGKARYVRFVVKHAGNIPEGFPGAGNPAWMFLDEIEVR
- a CDS encoding DUF1905 domain-containing protein — its product is MTAKKSPPVFQFTAPLERMTGRFAWSYVEFPHDVKELFGKRGEVRVNCLVNGVAADRALMPTKSGYHIIVLGGDLRRQAGIKRPGEPVKMELWLDPEPDRISIPAELAETLDFIPEMKAAWDKLTPGMKRSMCYWVGSAKTEPTRAKRIAELLRRFETGHFQVGKGPEPSKPKGRK
- a CDS encoding AsmA family protein encodes the protein MKKWVKRILLTLGTIFILLLAAAVLIPILFKDKIEAAVKAEVNKSLNATVNWGAWDITILRSFPNLTVEIADVSVLNAAPFEGVELARIAGLIATVDVKSLFGDKIEVKRIQLVKPNIHVKVLEDGRANWDIAKPDTAQAAEVEPADTASAFHLGLSEFSITDGRLIYDDASLTFSMDLFGLDLTGSGDMTESLYTLKTVLHADTANVSFDGVKYLRHVKADITADLDMDMPNMKFTFRENEATINQLVLGFDGWLAMPGDPIDMDITWNAKKTDFGTLLSLVPAEFATDLSGVQMSGKAGFSGHVKGSMSDESMPGFGVAMDVDQGRFKYPDLPAAVEDIYIDLKVNSPGGKDLDGMVVDLKRFAMKMAGNPVEARMHLTHPISDPNVDAELKADLDLASVKKVVPMEGDELQGKLAADVRMKGAMSDVEAQRYEEFQADGRVTLAGMNYASDSLPYAVGIKALQFDFSPRFLALTSFTGSLGSSNLQANGRMDNYIQWWLRDSTLMGSFDLVADKFDLNELMGPSDSPEAESAPADSTPMSVIEVPGNIDFRMGLKAGEVIYDQMKLTNVRGGMHVHDQRVDLKDVFFNLFNGSVVMSGGYEARDVQKPSIDFRYDIKDLDIQQTVAYVDLVQKVAPIAKTCKGSFSTRLDMKGRLNERMEADLNSLTGDGTLVTRNVQVDGFQPLVDLAKALKVKEIENTKLQDVSFSYEFRDGRMEVKPFKVKIDRIQSEVKGSTGFAQQDIDYDMKARVPTDIFGSNAATAVGGLLGKANAAIGSNLQVPKELDATIKFTGTVTKPIVKPVFAGGTTSVKDAVVTEVKEEINTQINKAKEEAIARAKEERDKLIAKAQAEADKLKADARREAAAAKAQAYKAADDELAKVSNPLAKAAARLVADKAKQEADKVEQRAIAEADKRADAIVEAARKQGDELVRKAEATDTTVK
- a CDS encoding 30S ribosomal protein S16 — encoded protein: MPTRIRLQRKGKKGRPYYHLVVADSRAPRDGKYIERIGAYDPNQNPAFIEINRDKALDWLEKGAQPSDTCRAILSYTGIVYRNHLNGGVKKGAFTQEEADRRFDAWMNEKNAKIESKRTKLADGADKAAKDRVAAELKKAEEMAAKLSAKLAASAAAEVAAPAAEEAPAETAADAPAEAAAEGDAPAAE